A window of Argopecten irradians isolate NY chromosome 14, Ai_NY, whole genome shotgun sequence contains these coding sequences:
- the LOC138308038 gene encoding uncharacterized protein, with the protein MDQELGVTDYLHLFCLVTDYLPVFCLVTDYLPLFCLVTDYLPVFCLVTDYLPVFCLVTDYLPVFCLVTDYLPLFCLVTDYLPVFSLVTDYLHLFCLVTDYLPVFCQVTDYLLVFCLVTDYLPLFCLVTDYLPVFCLVTDYLPVFCLVTDYLPLFCLVTDYLPVFCLVTDYLPVFCLVTDYLPVFCLVTDYLPVFCLVTDNLPVFCLITDYLPVF; encoded by the coding sequence TTACTGATTACCTCCATTTATTCTGCCTAGTTACTGATTACCTCCCCGTATTCTGCCTAGTTactgattacctccccttattcTGCCTAGTTACTGATTACCTCCCCGTATTCTGCCTAGTTACTGATTACCTCCCCGTATTCTGCCTAGTTACTGATTACCTCCCCGTATTCTGCCTAGTTactgattacctccccttattcTGCCTAGTTACTGATTACCTCCCCGTATTCTCCCTAGTTACTGATTACCTCCACTTATTCTGCCTAGTTACTGATTACCTCCCCGTATTCTGCCAAGTTACTGATTACCTCCTCGTATTCTGCCTAGTTactgattacctccccttattcTGCCTAGTTACTGATTACCTCCCCGTATTCTGCCTAGTTACTGATTACCTCCCCGTATTCTGCCTAGTTactgattacctccccttattcTGCCTAGTTACTGATTACCTCCCCGTATTCTGCCTAGTTACTGATTACCTCCCCGTATTCTGCCTAGTTACTGATTACCTCCCCGTATTCTGCCTAGTTACTGATTACCTCCCCGTATTCTGCCTAGTTACTGATAACCTCCCCGTATTCTGCCTAATTACTGATTACCTCCCCGTATTC